In one Cervus elaphus chromosome 9, mCerEla1.1, whole genome shotgun sequence genomic region, the following are encoded:
- the FAM71B gene encoding protein FAM71B, whose protein sequence is MSSECLLPYYTANSYRSMGVFNTSMGDLQRQLYKGGEYDIFKYAPMFESDFIQISKKGEVIDVHNRVRMVTVGIASTSPILPLPDVMLLARPTKVCEEHVRHARTTKGRGRKPTKTLELTRLLPLKFVKISIHDREKQQLRLKLATGRTFYLQLCPSSDAREDLFCYWEKLVYLLRPPVESSCSTPTLQAGDATIPEGDRSLLTTELHRERDHDAVGLHKLGDVSGASSCAYVGGEGVYHVPHGSTTSLKSTEGGAAGTTSGLAIAGTTTSPGGGVAVAGVGAGSVGGAVSLAATRSTSSSQMSATLAGAAAKSPGESGSGKAIVGAASISSEGTNLVLAGAASTSSTGVDSADSSMSVVFAGAATTGKAAAASAKGQVVAPLVSTLQSEGYMSERDGSQKVTHPRDETRKEKKERREKKDKSSSRKSSRHRRTGEGHHRTGGDKTRKSSSHRSISGHGNKRDDKKEKGQSSTRGKGHSPHKSGSHSSSAKEGRTARKPGKSRSSTSSGTLNKRSSKISTFFRSFRVIPGSKPTVGHDREVDFVAKTVEKRNIEAKVEKAPVGEDMEIHGSVTSETMETIIIERKSV, encoded by the exons ATGAGCAGTGAGTGTTTGTTACCTTATTACACGGCCAACAGCTACCGTTCTATGGGCGTGTTCAATACCTCCATGGGGGACCTGCAACGACAACTGTACAAGGGAGGAGAGTATGACATTTTCAAGTACGCACCCATGTTTGAAAGCGACTTTATCCAGATCAGCAAGAAAGGAGAGGTGATTGACGTCCACAACCGCGTCCGAATGGTGACTGTGGGCATCGCATCCACCAGCCCCATCCTCCCACTACCTGATGTCATGCTCCTGGCCCGACCAACTAAGGTCTGTGAAGAGCATGTCAGACATGCCCGGACAACCAAGGGGAGAGGTCGCAAGCCCACGAAGACCCTAGAGCTCACCAGGTTGCTTCCCTTGAAGTTTGTCAAGATCTCCATCCACGACCGTGAGAAACAACAGTTGCGCCTGAAGCTTGCCACTGGCCGTACTTTTTATTTGCAGCTGTGCCCCTCTTCTGATGCACGAGAAGACCTCTTTTGCTATTGGGAAAAGCTTGTCTATCTCCTGAGACCACCGGTGGAGAGTAGCTGCAGTACCCCGACGCTCCAAGCTGGAGACGCAACAATTCCGGAGGGTGACAGAAGCCTATTG ACCACAGAGCTCCATAGAGAAAGGGATCATGACGCTGTGGGTCTTCACAAGCTTGGTGATGTGTCGGGAGCCTCGTCTTGTGCTTATGTTGGTGGAGAGGGAGTCTATCATGTCCCCCATGGCTCAACTACATCCTTGAAAAGTACTGAAGGAGGAGCGGCAGGGACAACCTCGGGCCTGGCCATAGCAGGGACAACAACAAGCCCTGGAGGAGGCGTGGCAGTTGCAGGGGTGGGAGCGGGCTCTGTAGGAGGTGCTGTGAGCTTGGCTGCAACTAGGAGCACCAGCAGCAGCCAGATGAGCGCCACCTTGGCAGGAGCTGCCGCCAAGAGTCCAGGAGAAAGTGGATCCGGCAAGGCCATTGTAGGTGCTGCCAGCATATCCTCAGAGGGCACAAACCTGGTCTTGGCAGGTGCTGCCAGCACATCCTCGACAGGGGTGGACAGTGCAGACAGCAGCATGAGCGTGGTGTTTGCAGGTGCAGCGACAACTGGCAAGGCTGCTGCTGCAAGTGCTAAAGGCCAGGTCGTAGCCCCCCTGGTCTCTACCTTGCAGAGTGAAGGCTACatgtctgaaagagatggaagccAGAAGGTCACCCACCCCAGGGATGAAACtcggaaggaaaaaaaggaaagaagggaaaagaaggaCAAGTCTTCATCTAGGAAAAGTTCCCGTCACCGCAGAACAGGGGAAGGTCATCACAGGACAGGAGGGGACAAGACCCGGAAGTCATCCTCCCACCGGTCCATATCAGGCCATGGAAACAAGAGagatgacaaaaaagaaaaagggcagAGCAGCACCAGGGGCAAAGGACACAGCCCTCACAAGAGTGGCAGCCATAGCTCATCTGCCAAGGAGGGGAGGACAGCTCGCAAGCCGGGGAAGAGCAGGTCCAGCACCAGTTCAGGGACTTTAAATAAGAGATCCAGTAAGATCAGCACTTTCTTCAGAAGCTTCAGAGTCATTCCTGGTTCAAAACCAACggttggacatgacagagaggTAGACTTTGTGGCTAAGACGGTAGAGAAACGCAATATAGAGGCCAAGGTGGAGAAAGCCCCGGTTGGTGAGGACATGGAGATCCATGGAAGTGTGACATCAGAGACGATGGAGACCATCATCATTGAAAGAAAATCTGTTTAA